The Pocillopora verrucosa isolate sample1 chromosome 14, ASM3666991v2, whole genome shotgun sequence genome has a segment encoding these proteins:
- the LOC131771143 gene encoding uncharacterized protein isoform X2 yields MSSSAHFNSPSCSSTTLVIPSPISTTVAGTSLRGQKTIRPPTTETTVSVRPTSPSAHITFPSGSLTTSVVPSVVNAVSPDGQGKSDNPPTRGNKALMAFIAALIVTIVLWGGITWFSLWKKRQENDLLIA; encoded by the exons ATGTCTTCAAGTGCTCACTTCAACAGTCCATCTTGTAGCTCAACAACCTTAG taaTTCCATCCCCAATCAGTACAACAGTAGCTGGTACCTCTTTAAGAGGTCAAAAGACTATCAGGCCACCAACTACAG AAACAACAGTTTCAGTGAGGCCCACATCTCCAAGTGCTCACATTACTTTTCCGTCTGGTAGCTTAACAACCTCAG TTGTACCATCTGTAGTCAACGCTGTGTCTCCTGATGGTCAAGGCAAGTCTGACAACCCACCAACCAGAG GTAACAAAGCTTTGATGGCATTCATTGCTGCATTGATTGTGACCATTGTACTTTGGGGTGGAATTACTTGGTTTTCTTTGTGGAAAAAACGACAAGAAAATGACCTTTTAATTGCATAA
- the LOC131771143 gene encoding uncharacterized protein isoform X1 encodes MSSSAHFNSPSCSSTTLVIPSPISTTVAGTSLRGQKTIRPPTTETTVSVRPTSPSAHITFPSGSLTTSETTVLVRPTSPSAHITSLSGSLTTSVVPSVVNAVSPDGQGKSDNPPTRGNKALMAFIAALIVTIVLWGGITWFSLWKKRQENDLLIA; translated from the exons ATGTCTTCAAGTGCTCACTTCAACAGTCCATCTTGTAGCTCAACAACCTTAG taaTTCCATCCCCAATCAGTACAACAGTAGCTGGTACCTCTTTAAGAGGTCAAAAGACTATCAGGCCACCAACTACAG AAACAACAGTTTCAGTGAGGCCCACATCTCCAAGTGCTCACATTACTTTTCCGTCTGGTAGCTTAACAACCTCAG AAACAACAGTTTTAGTGAGGCCTACGTCTCCTAGTGCTCACATTACTTCTCTGTCTGGTAGCCTAACTACCTCAG TTGTACCATCTGTAGTCAACGCTGTGTCTCCTGATGGTCAAGGCAAGTCTGACAACCCACCAACCAGAG GTAACAAAGCTTTGATGGCATTCATTGCTGCATTGATTGTGACCATTGTACTTTGGGGTGGAATTACTTGGTTTTCTTTGTGGAAAAAACGACAAGAAAATGACCTTTTAATTGCATAA
- the LOC131771143 gene encoding uncharacterized protein isoform X3, with protein MSSSAHFNSPSCSSTTLVIPSPISTTVAGTSLRGQKTIRPPTTETTVLVRPTSPSAHITSLSGSLTTSVVPSVVNAVSPDGQGKSDNPPTRGNKALMAFIAALIVTIVLWGGITWFSLWKKRQENDLLIA; from the exons ATGTCTTCAAGTGCTCACTTCAACAGTCCATCTTGTAGCTCAACAACCTTAG taaTTCCATCCCCAATCAGTACAACAGTAGCTGGTACCTCTTTAAGAGGTCAAAAGACTATCAGGCCACCAACTACAG AAACAACAGTTTTAGTGAGGCCTACGTCTCCTAGTGCTCACATTACTTCTCTGTCTGGTAGCCTAACTACCTCAG TTGTACCATCTGTAGTCAACGCTGTGTCTCCTGATGGTCAAGGCAAGTCTGACAACCCACCAACCAGAG GTAACAAAGCTTTGATGGCATTCATTGCTGCATTGATTGTGACCATTGTACTTTGGGGTGGAATTACTTGGTTTTCTTTGTGGAAAAAACGACAAGAAAATGACCTTTTAATTGCATAA
- the LOC131797955 gene encoding piggyBac transposable element-derived protein 4-like yields the protein MAANIIFVDEGTIDEVVGGEDSDFDENTDNSESSEEEDGRSEEDSDGEEESEEETEEDNWVLGDRIPRRLDFTADRGLNVELPDNPSFSDYFHLLFPENLFDEIASQTNKYARETIASLQRRDRLPQHSRFRNWPEDGVTSGEMKAFLAMITAMGLVNQENIQDYWSTDEVLSTPFFPQIMSRDKFMNILTFFHLCNNDNYIPRGQEGYNPVNKLGTIYSVVTGNFSDVWKPGKNICIDEGMIPFRGKVHFKVYNPDKPDKYGVKSYQLCDSSNGYCCRFEIYTGVNQEPPSAKGKTYDLVMRLMQPYLNVGRCLYVDNYYTSPTLFAELYRQNTGACGTARYRKGIPQEFKRAQVKKKGDKFVMNNGTLLAVKFKDRRVFQMLSSVHSIADVEVGRNHPGTGRPITKPEIVHDYNKFMGAVDRCDQMVAYSCFRRRTMKWWKKVFFHLFSLSILNAYILYKHRTQSPVLQRTFRRELVKELVRNSGISHSLTPRGRPRRSAEGLTRLQVGGHFPEKILGTGKKSNITRACVVCFPAQKKILKRTGDKRKRPGKESSFQCSVCKVALCMQDCFQLYHTVEDYVAAYIRRHDANNDNVDAETN from the coding sequence atggcggccaaTATTATATTTGTTGATGAAGGAACTATCGATGAAGTTGTTGGTGGAGAGGATAGCGATTTTGATGAAAACACGGATAATTCTGAAAGCAGCGAAGAAGAAGATGGCAGAAGCGAAGAAGACAGTGATGGCGAGGAGGAGAGCGAAGAAGAAACCGAAGAAGACAACTGGGTCCTTGGCGATCGTATCCCGCGAAGGCTTGACTTCACAGCTGATCGAGGGTTGAATGTGGAGCTTCCTGACAATCCATCATTCTCTGACTACTTTCATCTCCTCTTTCCTGAAAACCTATTTGATGAGATTGCAtcccaaacaaataaatatgcaAGGGAAACAATCGCATCTTTACAGCGAAGAGATCGTTTACCTCAGCACTCGAGATTTAGAAATTGGCCTGAGGATGGTGTGACATCTGGTGAGATGAAAGCTTTTCTTGCCATGATTACTGCGATGGGCCTGGTGAATCAAGAGAATATCCAGGATTACTGGTCCACCGACGAGGTTTTATCTACTCCCTTTTTCCCTCAAATTATGTCAAGAGACAAATTTATgaacattttaacattttttcacttgtgcaataatgataattatattcCTCGAGGACAGGAAGGGTATAACCCAGTAAACAAGCTTGGCACTATATACAGTGTTGTCACTGGGAATTTTTCAGATGTCTGGAAGCCAGGCAAAAATATCTGCATAGATGAGGGAATGATTCCATTCAGAGGAAAAGTGCACTTCAAAGTGTACAATCCAGACAAGCCAGATAAGTATGGTGTAAAGTCATACCAGTTGTGTGACTCAAGTAATGGCTATTGTTGTAGGTTTGAAATTTACACTGGTGTAAACCAAGAACCACCCAGTGCTAAAGGCAAAACATATGACTTAGTCATGAGGCTCATGCAACCTTATTTGAATGTGGGTAGGTGTTTGTATGTTGACAACTACTACACATCACCTACTTTATTTGCTGAGCTCTATAGGCAGAACACTGGGGCCTGTGGAACAGCCCGCTACAGGAAAGGTATTCCCCAGGAATTTAAAAGggcacaagtgaaaaaaaaaggtgacaagTTTGTTATGAACAATggaactttgctggctgttaAATTTAAGGACCGCAGAGTTTTCCAGATGCTGTCATCTGTTCACTCCATTGCAGATGTAGAAGTTGGCCGAAATCACCCTGGAACTGGGCGCCCAATCACTAAACCCGAGATTGTACATGACTACAACAAGTTCATGGGGGCAGTTGACAGGTGTGATCAGATGGTGGCCTATTCCTGCTTCAGGCGACGCACCATGAAATGGTGGAAGAAAGTGTTCTTCCATCTGTTTTCCTTAAGCATCCTGAATGCTTATATCCTCTACAAACATAGAACCCAGTCACCTGTACTGCAAAGGACCTTTCGAAGGGAGCTTGTGAAGGAGCTTGTTAGGAATTCTGGCATCTCCCATTCTCTCACTCCAAGAGGCCGCCCAAGGAGGTCAGCTGAAGGCTTAACCCGCCTCCAAGTTGGAGGTCACTTCCCAGAGAAAATACTGGGTACTGGGAAGAAGTCCAACATCACCCGGGCATGTGTGGTTTGCTTTCCTGCCCAAAAGAAGATTCTGAAAAGGACAGGAGATAAAAGGAAGAGGCCAGGGAAGGAGTCTAGCTTTCAGTGCAGTGTCTGTAAAGTAGCACTCTGTATGCAAGACTGCTTCCAGTTGTACCACACTGTTGAGGACTATGTTGCTGCTTACATTCGAAGACATGATGCCAATAATGACAATGTGGATGCTGAAACCAATTGA